The genomic segment TCTTTCACTGCTTATACTAAAAGGAAGATTTGGACAATCTTACTCACTGCCTATAGGGAAAACAATCTATTATAGAATCTAAACTTTTATGTTGACAAAATCTCCCTAAAGTTATATATTTATAACATACATGTTATAAATATATAACTTTAGGGAGGTTTCTTTTATGGATCCAAAAATGAGTATTAAATCAAAGCTTGTTCTGCAATTAGGAGTAGCATTATATCAATTAATTGTTTTCTTACTGTATAAACTAAATGTAATCAATCCTGACAAGGGTGCTTCCATGTTTATTCAAGGTCTTTTTGAAATTATGATGGTGGCCATATTTTTCTATAATGAAAAAAGATTAAGTGGTATAACTGATGAATTAGGAATCAGTATATTATCTAAAGTAAATAAGATTGGTATGAATTTTTTAGTAATTTCAATTGTTATATTCAGCTACCGACTTACATCTCCAGCTTTTACAATTTATAAGGAGCTTGTTATTTCAAAGTTTGCAATAGGAGTCTGGTTAATGATAATCATATTTATATTCACTATAATAAGATTATTATCCTTTATGTATTATGATAGAAAGGGGATTTGCAAATAAGTGTCAATTCTAAATACAAACATTAAAGAGTATAGAGAGAAAGCATTAATGAAGCAAGCTGAACTTGCAAAATTAGTGGAGGTTAGACGAGAAACTATAGTGCATTTAGAAAATGGGAGATATAACCCATCCTTAAAATTAGCTATGGATATAGCCAAGGTATTCAATACGACAGTTGAAGAATTATTTAAATTTGTTGATTAATAAATATAACTTTAGATAAATAAAATGAAAAAGATAAGCCTCCTGCGTGCATTGAAATAAGAGTTTGAAACGTGAAATTCCATTAAGAAATTCTAATCTTTTGCCAATATTAAATTTTCTAACACTCACATTCGGCTTTTAGCCGGTTCGATAGCCTTCATTCTAGTCAGGCTCACGAGAATTTAATATTGGCAAAACAAGAATTTCTAAATGAAATTTCAATGTTCCTGCACTTCTTATTTCAAGTCACTTCCGGAGAAATTTCCTATCCTTTTACTATGCTTCGAAGGGGGAGAACACCTTTTCACAATATTACAAGTTTCATAAATCATAATTCTATGATTTATGAAACTTGTAAAAAAGAGTATGGACGTATTATCAATACAAAATTTAAATAAGAGATATGAGAAATTTGAATTGAAGAATGTTTCATTTTCTGTGCAGCATGGAACGATTATGGGTTTTATCGGACGTAATGGTGCAGGAAAGACTACCACATTAAAAGCTTTACTTAAGCAATTTATTCCGCCTTATG from the Clostridium sp. CM027 genome contains:
- a CDS encoding helix-turn-helix transcriptional regulator; this encodes MSILNTNIKEYREKALMKQAELAKLVEVRRETIVHLENGRYNPSLKLAMDIAKVFNTTVEELFKFVD